The Flavobacterium faecale genomic sequence GTCCTTTCTAACTTTGGGTTACTAGGCCGTTTTGTCGGAATGTTGACTGATTCTCGCAGCTTTCTATCGTTTCCACGTCACGAATATTTCCGACGCATTCTCTGCAATGTTTTGGGTGAAGAAGTCGAAAAAGGAGAATTACCTAATGACATGCAACTCATCGGTACGCTCGTAACCAACATCTGCAGTCAAAATGCAGTGCAGTATTTTAATTTTTCAAAAGATTAATTTCTTTTAAAAATTGTAAACTATAAATCAAAAAAAACTATGATTAACCAAAACCAAAACGTTGGAAAGTACCGCTGGTCCATTTGTGGATTACTGTTTTTTGCAACCACCATCAATTACCTTGACCGACAAGTACTGTCCTTGACCTGGAGCGATTTTATTGCTCCCGAATTTCACTGGACCAATAATGATTACGGAAACATAACAGCCTTATTTTCTATATTTTACGCTGTATCCTTATTATTTGCTGGTCGATTTGTCGATTGGTTAGACACCAAAAAAGGATTTCTATGGGCAATTGGTATCTGGTCAATTGGTGCTTGTTTGCACGCTTTTTGCGGAATTGCAACTTCTGGAATCATCACTGGTAATTGGTTTGTGAGTTTCGGCGGCGCCAAAGAAATCATTGAAAACATCAACGATACCGGAATGGTAATCAACGTGAGTGTTACCTTATTTATCTTTGCCCGTTTTGTGTTAGCTTTAGGTGAAGCCGGAAATTTTCCAGCTTCCATCAAAACAACAGCCGAATATTTCCCTAAAAAAGACAGGGCCTTCTCTACCAGTATTTTCAATGCTGGAGCAACAGTTGGTGCTTTGGCAGCACCCATTACAATTCCGTTTATCGCCAAAGCTTATGGGTGGGAAATGGCTTTTATCATCATTGGAGCCTTAGGTTTTGTATGGATGGGATTTTGGATTTTCATGTATGACAAACCCGAAAAACATCCAAAAGTAACTGCTGCCGAATTAGAATATATTCAGCAAGACGATATTGCAGCTAGCAAACTAGAGGGATACATACCTGAGACAACCGCAAAAGTATCCTTGAAACAGTGCTTAAAATACAGACAAACTTGGGCGTTCGCCTTTGGTAAGTTCATGACCGACGGTGTGTGGTGGTTCTTTTTATACTGGACACCTGCTTATTTGAGTTCTGTTTATGGCATGAATTCAACTGATGCTGCTTTCCCATTATTCGTACTGTATATGATCACCTTACTTTCGATTATCGGAGGATGGCTACCTACCTATTTTGTAGAAAAAAAAGGAATGGATCCCTACGCAGGTAGAATGCAATCCATGTTAATTTTCGCCTTTTTCCCATTATTGGCTTTAGTAGCACAGCCATTAGGACACATTACCTACTGGATACCCGTTATCATCATTGGTATCGCAGGAGCGGCTCACCAAGCTTGGTCTGCCAATATATTTACCACTGTTGGTGATATGTTTCCACGAAAAGCCATCGCAACCATCACCGGAATTGGTGGTTTGGCCGGAGGAGTAGGATCTACTATAATCAACAAAAGCTCGGGACTTTTATTCGATTACGCAACCGTAACCGAAATGAATTTTATGGGCTTTCACGGCATCGAAGCAGGATATTTCATCATTTTCTCTGCTTGTGCCGTTTGCTATTTAATCGGTTGGTCTGTGATGAAAATCTTAGTTCCAAAATATGCTCCTATAACCGATTTGTAATTTAGATTATAAATTATTTGGGCATGCCACCATATAAAAAAAGGGGCTAATAATGCAATGCGCTTATTAGCCCCTTTTTCATCTGCTGTCGGGCTATCGGCTATATCTCTTCGTTTCACTACGAGGATACCGCCTCTATCCCTCATGCGAGCGTAACCAATTCAAATGGACTCTTTTTATACCATTCGAATATTTTAATTTTTTCAATCCTATTTCTTATATCAAAGTTCGCTTTTAACAAAATTTACTACTAGCATTAACTGCAATTTTTATCCAAACCACCAAGATTTTGATAATCACTATTAAACAACAAGAACAAACATTTTATTCCTTTCTTATAGTTTCAAAATATCTTTTATTACTTCTTGCAGCAGCTTTATTATTATTATTTCTTCCTTACAATTCCCTTATACATCATTTCACCAATTTTAAAAATGAATGTATTTAGCAGTCATCTCTTTATCATTCTCAGTCGAGCATTTGCAAAAAAGAGAACAATCATTGCTAACAATTTATATCGATCATAGAAGTTATAATTCATGTCAAATCTTATTAGCTTCGATTTAATTTTAAATTGCAAAAAGCGCATCATGGCACGTTCATAATTTAACAAACGGCTGTTTCAAAATAATTTGAAGCAGCCGTTTTTGTATGCTGAAAAAATTTGTACATTAACAACTACAAGCAATCACTCAATCGCAACATCAAAATTCACTTGAAATGATAAAGAATAACTTGATTTCTATTGGCATGCTAGCCTTACTAGTGTTTTGACCCCTATAAAACAAGAGTATTATTCTAAATTTCGATTATTAATTATGCGGTTAATTTTTCCAATAAAATTAGATCTTTATCTTGGTTCCATTTTTCCATTGGTGTAATACGTCCTAATAGCCCATGCAGCCTATTATTGTTATAGAAAATCACATACCTTTTTAATATCTGTTCAATTTCTCCAAAAGTTCTATAATCAACCCTTTGGAACACTTCTTTTTTTAGGATTCCATGATAAGCTTCAATATGTGCATTTTCTTCAGGTGTGGCTACATGTGTAAATTCCTGCTGAACACCTATTATACCTAGGTATTCACGAACACTTTTGGCAATAAATTGACTACCATTATCACTTCTAATAACAACGTTTTCAGGGTATTGGTATTCTAAAAATAAATCAGAAAGGAATGTTATTACTTTGTTCTGTTTTATTGAAAAAGAGAAGTAATCTTTTAAAATTCTACGGGTATGAACGTCTATGATTGATAGTAAGTAGGCATTTTTACCTACACTAGGAATCCAAACCATCTTAATATCCATTTCTATACACTGAAACGGCCTAACAGTAATAACCTTTCTATATTTTACAAACTTACGCCCAGAACCACTCCTGTTTATCCTATTTTCGAGTTTTAACAAGCCTTCTTCTTTCATAATTCGGTAAAGCTTTTTGTGATTAATCTTATATCCATCTCGATGTAAGTAAGAAGTCATTAAGCGGTATCCGCAGTCTATAAACTCATGGCTTAAAATCTCTTTAACCGATGCTATAACAGTTTCTTGACTCACCATTCCCTTGGACTTATTATAAGTAAAGACACTAGGCTTATTACCTTTTTTGCCAAGACTTGGCCTTCGGTAATAGCTGCTTTGATTCATACCTAACATACAAATGACTTTGCTTTTACTGATTTTATGTTTGCTACAGATACTATCAACTAAATCTTTCTTGGATCGGACGTCCCAAACTTTTTTTTTAAAAGTTCACGTCCAATTTCTAGTTCAATTTCTTTATTAGCTAATAATTTACGTAGAATTCTGTTCTCTTCCTCAGCTTGCTTT encodes the following:
- a CDS encoding MFS transporter, which encodes MINQNQNVGKYRWSICGLLFFATTINYLDRQVLSLTWSDFIAPEFHWTNNDYGNITALFSIFYAVSLLFAGRFVDWLDTKKGFLWAIGIWSIGACLHAFCGIATSGIITGNWFVSFGGAKEIIENINDTGMVINVSVTLFIFARFVLALGEAGNFPASIKTTAEYFPKKDRAFSTSIFNAGATVGALAAPITIPFIAKAYGWEMAFIIIGALGFVWMGFWIFMYDKPEKHPKVTAAELEYIQQDDIAASKLEGYIPETTAKVSLKQCLKYRQTWAFAFGKFMTDGVWWFFLYWTPAYLSSVYGMNSTDAAFPLFVLYMITLLSIIGGWLPTYFVEKKGMDPYAGRMQSMLIFAFFPLLALVAQPLGHITYWIPVIIIGIAGAAHQAWSANIFTTVGDMFPRKAIATITGIGGLAGGVGSTIINKSSGLLFDYATVTEMNFMGFHGIEAGYFIIFSACAVCYLIGWSVMKILVPKYAPITDL
- a CDS encoding IS3 family transposase, which codes for MLGMNQSSYYRRPSLGKKGNKPSVFTYNKSKGMVSQETVIASVKEILSHEFIDCGYRLMTSYLHRDGYKINHKKLYRIMKEEGLLKLENRINRSGSGRKFVKYRKVITVRPFQCIEMDIKMVWIPSVGKNAYLLSIIDVHTRRILKDYFSFSIKQNKVITFLSDLFLEYQYPENVVIRSDNGSQFIAKSVREYLGIIGVQQEFTHVATPEENAHIEAYHGILKKEVFQRVDYRTFGEIEQILKRYVIFYNNNRLHGLLGRITPMEKWNQDKDLILLEKLTA